The following are from one region of the Amycolatopsis sp. QT-25 genome:
- the add gene encoding adenosine deaminase — protein MRELSLLPKVQLHVHLESTIRPDTLRDLGAVNGIAVPAEHPVFDGFRAFGDYNALLRSCLQRPEDFERVAREFCEDQVADGVRYAEVTFTAASHGERLGEPDMPLASVLKGLSAGAAEYGLHWRVLLDHSRRRSVERARLTLDLARRYAPDGVFAIGLAGEEKYPLAPFAGICDEAEKAGLRLIHHAGEDAGPASIREALEVGHSERIGHGIRILEDVALVAEVRERGIALEVCPSSNVTLGLVPSFEEHPLPRLVDAGLVVTLSTDVPSITGTTLTDEFLRTREAFAYDDLALAGLARASVDASFAPAELKRSIHQEIDAWLS, from the coding sequence ATGCGTGAGCTTTCGCTGCTGCCCAAGGTCCAGCTGCACGTCCACCTCGAAAGCACGATCCGGCCGGACACGCTGCGTGACCTCGGCGCGGTGAACGGCATCGCCGTACCCGCGGAACACCCCGTGTTCGACGGGTTCCGCGCGTTCGGTGACTACAACGCGCTGTTGCGGTCCTGTCTCCAGCGACCGGAGGACTTCGAACGGGTGGCGCGCGAGTTCTGCGAGGATCAGGTCGCGGACGGGGTTCGCTACGCCGAGGTCACCTTCACGGCGGCTTCACACGGCGAACGGCTGGGCGAGCCGGACATGCCGCTGGCATCCGTCCTCAAAGGACTCTCGGCGGGGGCGGCCGAGTACGGGCTCCACTGGCGGGTGCTCCTGGACCACTCACGCCGCCGGTCGGTCGAACGCGCCCGGCTCACCCTCGATCTCGCCCGGCGATACGCCCCGGACGGGGTGTTCGCGATCGGCCTCGCCGGGGAGGAGAAGTATCCGCTGGCGCCGTTCGCCGGCATCTGCGACGAGGCCGAGAAGGCGGGGCTGCGCCTGATCCACCACGCCGGCGAGGACGCCGGACCGGCCAGCATCCGCGAGGCACTCGAGGTCGGCCACAGCGAGCGGATCGGTCACGGCATCCGGATCCTGGAGGACGTCGCGCTGGTCGCCGAGGTGCGGGAACGCGGGATCGCGCTGGAGGTCTGCCCGTCGTCGAACGTGACGCTCGGGCTGGTGCCGTCGTTCGAAGAGCACCCGCTCCCCCGGCTGGTCGACGCCGGGCTCGTGGTCACGCTCAGCACCGACGTCCCGTCGATCACCGGGACCACGCTGACCGACGAGTTCCTGCGCACTCGCGAGGCGTTCGCCTACGACGACCTCGCGCTCGCCGGACTCGCCCGGGCGTCCGTCGACGCGTCCTTCGCCCCCGCCGAACTCAAGCGTTCGATCCACCAGGAGATCGACGCGTGGCTCTCCTGA
- the recQ gene encoding DNA helicase RecQ, with the protein MAAPDIGSSEVSEALETLNRVFGYDDFRGDQHAIVEHVIAGGDALVLMPTGGGKSLCYQIPALVRPGVGVVISPLIALMQDQVDALRNLGVRAGFLNSTQDYAERNEVEAAFLAGELDLLYLAPERLSVEATVRLLDRGKISLFAIDEAHCVSQWGHDFRPDYLMLSAVHERWPDVPRIALTATATKTTHAEIASRLNLEDARHFVASFDRPNIQYRIVGKNSPQRQLLELLRTEHEGDAGIVYCLSRNSVEKTADFLVENGIPAVPYHAGLDARTRAKHQSRFLREDGLIVVATIAFGMGIDKPDVRFVAHLDLPKSVEGYYQETGRAGRDGLPSTAWLAYGLQDVVQQRKMIDMSEGSEAHKRQLSAHLNAMLALCETVECRRVQVLNYFGQQSAPCGNCDTCLAPPETWDGTIPAQKLLSTIVRLQNERRQKFGAGQIIDILLGKSTPKVTQHRHDSLKVFGIGTELKEPEWRAVVRQLLAQGLAAVEGDYGSLVLTEGSAEVLNGQRKVQLRREPERAAKAAARSGAKKAAAADMPAEAAPVFELLRSWRAAAAKEQGVPAYVIFHDATLRQIATKRPATLQELGSVSGVGENKLAKYGEQILETLAEA; encoded by the coding sequence GTGGCAGCCCCCGACATCGGTAGCTCGGAAGTCTCGGAAGCTCTTGAAACGCTGAACCGCGTCTTCGGTTACGACGACTTCCGCGGCGACCAGCACGCCATCGTCGAACACGTCATCGCAGGCGGTGACGCGCTCGTCCTCATGCCCACCGGCGGCGGCAAGTCACTGTGCTACCAGATTCCCGCGCTGGTCCGGCCGGGTGTCGGGGTGGTGATCTCACCGCTGATCGCGTTGATGCAGGACCAGGTCGACGCGCTGCGCAACCTCGGCGTGCGCGCGGGGTTCCTGAACTCGACGCAGGACTACGCCGAGCGCAACGAGGTCGAGGCCGCCTTCCTCGCCGGCGAGCTGGACCTGCTGTACCTGGCACCGGAACGCCTTTCGGTCGAAGCCACCGTGCGCCTGCTCGATCGCGGCAAGATCTCGTTGTTCGCGATCGACGAGGCGCACTGCGTCTCGCAGTGGGGGCACGATTTCCGGCCCGACTACCTGATGCTGTCCGCGGTGCACGAGCGCTGGCCGGACGTGCCGAGGATCGCGCTCACCGCCACCGCCACCAAGACCACGCACGCCGAGATCGCGTCTCGGCTCAACCTGGAGGACGCGCGGCATTTCGTCGCGAGCTTCGACCGGCCGAACATCCAGTACCGGATCGTCGGCAAGAACTCGCCACAGCGGCAGTTGCTGGAACTGTTGCGCACCGAGCACGAGGGCGACGCGGGCATCGTCTACTGCCTGTCGCGGAACTCGGTGGAGAAGACCGCGGATTTCCTGGTCGAGAACGGGATTCCGGCGGTGCCCTATCACGCCGGGCTGGACGCGCGGACGCGCGCGAAGCACCAGTCGAGGTTCCTGCGTGAGGACGGGCTGATCGTCGTCGCGACGATCGCGTTCGGCATGGGCATCGACAAACCGGACGTGCGGTTCGTCGCGCACCTGGACCTGCCGAAGTCCGTCGAGGGCTACTACCAGGAGACCGGTCGCGCGGGCCGCGACGGGCTGCCGTCGACGGCATGGCTGGCGTACGGCCTCCAGGACGTCGTGCAGCAGCGCAAGATGATCGACATGTCGGAGGGGTCCGAGGCGCACAAGCGGCAGTTGAGCGCCCACCTCAACGCGATGCTGGCGCTGTGCGAGACGGTCGAATGCCGTCGCGTGCAGGTGCTGAACTACTTCGGGCAGCAAAGCGCGCCGTGCGGCAACTGCGACACCTGCCTGGCGCCGCCGGAGACCTGGGACGGCACGATTCCGGCGCAGAAACTCCTTTCCACCATCGTCCGGCTGCAGAACGAGCGGCGGCAGAAGTTCGGTGCCGGCCAGATCATCGACATCCTGCTCGGCAAGTCGACCCCGAAGGTGACGCAGCATCGGCACGACTCGCTGAAGGTGTTCGGGATCGGCACCGAACTGAAGGAGCCCGAGTGGCGGGCCGTGGTGCGGCAGCTACTGGCCCAGGGGCTCGCGGCGGTCGAAGGCGACTACGGCTCGCTCGTGCTGACCGAGGGCAGTGCCGAGGTGCTGAACGGGCAGCGCAAGGTCCAGCTGCGGCGTGAGCCGGAGCGGGCGGCCAAGGCCGCGGCCCGGTCCGGCGCGAAGAAGGCCGCGGCCGCCGACATGCCCGCCGAGGCGGCGCCGGTGTTCGAACTGCTGCGGTCGTGGCGAGCCGCGGCGGCGAAGGAACAGGGAGTGCCCGCGTACGTGATCTTCCACGACGCGACCCTGCGCCAGATCGCCACCAAACGGCCCGCCACGCTGCAGGAGCTGGGTTCGGTCAGCGGCGTCGGCGAGAACAAGCTGGCCAAGTACGGCGAGCAGATCCTCGAGACACTCGCCGAGGCCTAG
- a CDS encoding DUF6355 family natural product biosynthesis protein, translating to MLKQIATRAAVAASVAASAGALMFGAATTASAAEATPQGDLGTMAVCGYYEQGLLSYYNHCGQTNITIHVTYNVGGDEDLCVTPGITKLGYNADNAWYTGLC from the coding sequence ATGTTGAAGCAGATCGCCACCAGGGCCGCCGTCGCCGCGTCGGTCGCCGCCTCGGCGGGTGCGCTCATGTTCGGTGCCGCCACGACCGCGTCCGCCGCGGAGGCCACTCCCCAGGGTGACCTGGGGACCATGGCCGTGTGCGGCTACTACGAGCAGGGCCTGCTGAGCTACTACAACCACTGCGGCCAGACCAACATCACCATCCACGTCACCTACAACGTCGGCGGCGACGAGGACCTCTGCGTCACGCCGGGCATCACCAAGCTCGGCTACAACGCCGACAACGCCTGGTACACGGGACTCTGCTGA
- a CDS encoding transglycosylase SLT domain-containing protein, which yields MTASSSSALDLMDQWQPPPKRRGPRGCVMIALLVVGALVAGAVWVVVSLTDREPVPVKPVFVVPALKPAPRSAIPGDAGPLPAEPAKDAWIAKVSENTDIPPRTLRAYVNAAEKTAKTTPRCGITWATIAGIGRTESRHARHDGSRAGEDGVVTPPIIGIPLDGSPGVLAIVDTDKGALDGDPKWDRAVGPMQFLPATWKRYGVRASGDGAGPDPQNIDDAALTTARYLCARGGDLGAAAGWWSAVLTYNNSAAYGQEVFSNADAYGKAALNPRN from the coding sequence GTGACCGCTTCGTCCTCTTCGGCACTTGACCTCATGGACCAGTGGCAACCGCCGCCCAAGAGGCGCGGCCCGCGCGGCTGCGTGATGATCGCGCTGCTGGTCGTGGGCGCCTTGGTGGCCGGCGCCGTATGGGTCGTGGTCAGCCTCACCGACCGCGAGCCGGTACCGGTCAAACCGGTCTTCGTCGTTCCCGCGCTCAAGCCCGCCCCGCGGTCGGCGATCCCCGGCGACGCCGGACCGCTGCCCGCGGAGCCCGCGAAGGACGCTTGGATCGCGAAGGTATCGGAGAACACGGACATCCCTCCGCGCACGCTGCGGGCATACGTGAACGCGGCCGAGAAGACCGCGAAGACCACGCCACGCTGCGGAATCACCTGGGCGACCATCGCGGGGATCGGCCGGACCGAGTCCCGGCACGCCCGGCACGACGGCTCCCGCGCCGGTGAGGACGGCGTCGTGACGCCGCCGATCATCGGTATCCCACTCGACGGCTCCCCTGGTGTGCTCGCGATCGTCGACACCGACAAGGGCGCCCTCGACGGTGACCCGAAGTGGGATCGCGCGGTCGGGCCGATGCAGTTCCTGCCCGCCACCTGGAAGCGGTACGGCGTCCGCGCGAGCGGTGACGGCGCCGGGCCGGATCCGCAGAACATCGACGACGCCGCGCTGACGACCGCTCGGTACCTGTGCGCGCGAGGCGGCGACCTCGGCGCGGCCGCCGGCTGGTGGTCCGCTGTGCTGACCTACAACAACTCCGCCGCGTACGGGCAGGAAGTGTTCAGCAACGCCGACGCCTACGGGAAGGCCGCGCTCAACCCGCGCAACTAG
- a CDS encoding MFS transporter → MTMTLDTPSGVTSEDTLSDKPYRWRWPALFVIMTGSVMELLDMTVTSIAGPVMRASLGGGTAMIQWLGVAYTLAMVSGLLTGGRLGDIFGRKRMFLIGAAGFVAGSLLCAIAVSPETIIAARVVQGLFGAAMIPQGLGMMKEMFTGKELQSAFGMFGPVMGLAAVGGPILAGWLVDADLFGTGWRMIFLINLPIGALAVLAAVKFLPAGRPGASLKLDIPGALLATTGALLIVFPLVQGREYGWPLWTFAMMAAAVVVFGVFAWFEKRKSGRGGDPLVEPGLFRKRSFLAGMATGTIYFAAFSGFGLVFTLYLQLGLGFSPLEAGLTGVPMSLGMIVGMGLVQVVRKHGRKVLHTGALIMAAGVVALLLLLGPETGPWLLAPALLVVGIGSGLIMGPYFEIALSGVEPSEAGSASGALTSLQQVGGALGMALLGTVFFDAGTADPTDAAQRTFWVVAVMVMLTFAVGFLLPERIRDVESAG, encoded by the coding sequence ATGACGATGACACTGGACACCCCGAGCGGCGTGACCTCGGAAGACACCCTCTCGGACAAGCCGTACCGCTGGCGCTGGCCCGCGCTGTTCGTGATCATGACCGGCTCGGTGATGGAACTGCTCGACATGACGGTCACGAGCATCGCCGGACCGGTCATGCGGGCCTCGCTCGGCGGTGGCACGGCGATGATCCAGTGGCTCGGTGTCGCCTACACCCTCGCGATGGTGTCCGGCCTGCTCACCGGTGGACGGCTCGGTGACATCTTCGGCCGCAAGCGCATGTTCCTGATCGGCGCGGCCGGCTTCGTCGCCGGCTCGTTGCTCTGCGCGATCGCGGTGAGCCCCGAGACGATCATCGCCGCCAGGGTGGTGCAGGGCCTGTTCGGTGCCGCGATGATCCCGCAGGGCCTCGGCATGATGAAGGAGATGTTCACCGGGAAAGAGCTCCAGTCCGCGTTCGGCATGTTCGGCCCGGTGATGGGGCTCGCCGCGGTCGGCGGCCCGATCCTCGCGGGCTGGCTGGTCGACGCCGACCTCTTCGGCACCGGCTGGCGGATGATCTTCCTGATCAACCTCCCGATCGGCGCGCTGGCCGTGCTGGCCGCGGTGAAGTTCCTGCCCGCCGGCCGGCCGGGCGCCTCGCTCAAACTCGACATCCCCGGCGCGTTGCTCGCCACGACCGGCGCGCTGCTGATCGTCTTCCCGCTGGTGCAGGGCCGCGAGTACGGCTGGCCGCTGTGGACGTTCGCGATGATGGCCGCCGCGGTCGTGGTCTTCGGCGTCTTCGCCTGGTTCGAGAAGCGCAAGAGCGGTCGCGGTGGCGACCCGCTGGTGGAGCCCGGCCTGTTCCGCAAGCGCAGCTTCCTCGCCGGGATGGCGACCGGGACGATCTACTTCGCGGCGTTCTCCGGCTTCGGTCTCGTCTTCACGTTGTACCTGCAGCTCGGGCTCGGTTTCTCGCCGCTCGAGGCCGGACTGACCGGCGTGCCGATGTCGCTGGGGATGATCGTCGGGATGGGCCTGGTGCAGGTGGTGCGCAAGCACGGCCGCAAGGTGCTGCACACCGGCGCGCTGATCATGGCCGCGGGCGTGGTCGCGTTGCTGCTGCTCCTCGGCCCGGAAACCGGTCCGTGGCTGCTCGCCCCCGCGTTGCTGGTGGTCGGGATCGGCTCCGGGCTGATCATGGGGCCGTACTTCGAGATCGCGCTGTCCGGAGTGGAGCCGTCGGAGGCCGGGTCGGCGTCGGGTGCGCTGACGTCGCTCCAGCAGGTCGGCGGCGCGCTGGGGATGGCGTTGCTGGGCACGGTGTTCTTCGACGCCGGGACCGCCGACCCGACCGACGCCGCCCAGCGGACGTTCTGGGTGGTCGCGGTGATGGTGATGCTCACGTTCGCGGTCGGATTCCTGCTGCCCGAGCGGATCCGCGACGTAGAGTCGGCCGGGTAG
- a CDS encoding YafY family protein gives MANTSARMLRLLSLLQTHRFWSGTELSDKLEVSERTLRRDVERLRELGYPVNASRGVAGGYQLRSGTVMPPLLLDDEEAVAIAVGLRTAAGGSVEGIEETSVRALTKVVQVMPPRLRRRVDALQAYTTPAAVTGPRVSAASLTVIAQACRDDERLKFDYAARGGEESARLVEPHRLVSLGRRWYLVAWDLDRVDWRTFRVDRLTDPRPTGARYRPREIPGGDAVEFVETQLKARPTTHELVVRVEAPKARVEAAVRYLGGALVALDETSCRLTMNVDTFDWPVLILAAIGAPFEVERPSAFKDHLGAVATLFSRAAGGDDESGGEG, from the coding sequence ATGGCGAATACGAGCGCGCGGATGCTGCGGCTGCTGTCCCTGCTGCAGACGCATCGCTTCTGGTCGGGGACCGAACTGAGCGACAAGCTCGAAGTGAGCGAGCGGACCCTGCGGCGCGACGTCGAACGGCTGCGCGAGCTGGGCTATCCGGTCAACGCGAGCCGCGGCGTCGCGGGCGGCTACCAGCTGCGATCGGGCACGGTCATGCCGCCGCTGCTGCTGGACGACGAGGAGGCCGTGGCGATCGCGGTCGGCCTGCGGACGGCGGCGGGCGGTTCGGTCGAGGGCATCGAGGAGACCTCGGTCCGGGCGCTGACGAAGGTCGTCCAGGTGATGCCGCCTCGGCTGCGCAGGCGTGTCGACGCGCTCCAGGCGTACACGACGCCGGCCGCCGTCACGGGCCCTCGCGTCAGCGCGGCCAGCCTGACGGTGATCGCGCAGGCGTGCCGCGACGACGAGCGGTTGAAGTTCGACTACGCGGCACGCGGTGGCGAGGAGTCCGCCCGGCTGGTCGAGCCGCACCGGCTCGTCTCACTCGGACGGCGCTGGTACCTGGTGGCGTGGGACCTCGACCGGGTGGACTGGCGCACTTTCCGCGTCGACCGGCTCACCGATCCGCGCCCCACCGGCGCCCGCTACCGGCCACGGGAGATTCCCGGCGGAGACGCGGTCGAGTTCGTCGAAACCCAGCTCAAGGCCAGGCCGACCACGCACGAACTGGTGGTCCGGGTCGAGGCGCCGAAGGCGCGGGTCGAGGCGGCCGTGCGGTACCTCGGCGGCGCGCTCGTGGCGCTCGACGAGACCTCGTGCCGTCTGACGATGAACGTCGACACCTTCGACTGGCCCGTTCTCATCCTCGCCGCCATCGGGGCGCCCTTCGAGGTCGAGCGCCCTTCGGCGTTCAAAGATCACTTGGGCGCGGTCGCCACCCTCTTCTCCCGCGCCGCCGGCGGCGATGACGAAAGTGGCGGTGAAGGGTGA
- a CDS encoding antitoxin: MPLLRKLTALAGTAGAVRAYVRKNPEKVSKVVNKAATFVDHKTKGKYHSQIDGAVRKVDGMTGRPPRRPYEH; the protein is encoded by the coding sequence GTGCCTCTACTGCGGAAGTTGACCGCCCTGGCCGGCACCGCCGGGGCCGTGCGCGCCTACGTGCGGAAGAACCCGGAGAAGGTCTCGAAGGTCGTGAACAAGGCCGCGACCTTCGTCGACCACAAGACGAAGGGCAAGTACCACAGCCAGATCGACGGCGCGGTACGCAAGGTCGACGGGATGACCGGACGGCCGCCGCGCCGGCCGTACGAGCACTGA
- a CDS encoding MoxR family ATPase — MAGTGYFTSVEDVTAKLADTGYLASAAVATTVFLADALGKPLLVEGPAGVGKTELAKAVAQASGSRLVRLQCYEGVDESRALYEWNHAKQLLRITAGKDETWDEARNDIFGEEFLLARPLLTAIKGDEPTVLLIDETDKADAEIEGLLLEVLGDFQITVPELGTITAGRPPFVVLTSNATRELSEALRRRCLFLHIDFPDAALEQRIVRLKVPGVDDALAASVVKVITALRAMELRKAPSVAETIDWARTLLALGADSLGEDVVRASLGVILKHQEDVVKAGARLELGKVLDS; from the coding sequence GTGGCTGGGACCGGATACTTCACCTCCGTCGAAGACGTGACGGCGAAGCTCGCCGACACCGGCTACCTGGCCTCCGCGGCCGTCGCCACCACGGTGTTCCTCGCGGACGCCCTCGGCAAGCCGTTGCTGGTCGAGGGCCCCGCGGGCGTCGGCAAGACCGAACTGGCGAAGGCGGTCGCGCAGGCGAGCGGCTCCCGCCTCGTGCGGTTGCAGTGCTACGAAGGTGTGGACGAGTCGCGAGCGCTGTACGAGTGGAACCACGCGAAGCAGCTTCTCCGGATCACCGCCGGCAAGGACGAGACGTGGGACGAAGCCCGCAACGACATCTTCGGTGAAGAGTTCCTGCTGGCCAGGCCGCTGCTGACGGCCATCAAGGGTGACGAGCCGACCGTCCTGCTCATCGACGAGACCGACAAGGCCGACGCCGAGATCGAAGGGCTGCTGCTGGAGGTTCTCGGCGACTTCCAGATCACCGTCCCGGAACTCGGCACGATCACCGCCGGGCGCCCACCGTTCGTGGTGCTGACCTCCAACGCGACGCGCGAACTTTCCGAGGCGCTGCGACGGCGCTGCCTGTTCCTGCACATCGATTTCCCCGACGCGGCACTGGAACAGCGCATCGTGCGGCTCAAGGTGCCGGGCGTCGACGACGCGCTCGCCGCGTCCGTGGTCAAGGTGATCACCGCCCTGCGGGCGATGGAACTGCGGAAGGCACCGTCGGTCGCGGAGACCATCGACTGGGCCCGCACCCTGCTGGCGCTCGGCGCGGACAGCCTCGGCGAGGACGTCGTTCGCGCGAGTCTCGGCGTCATCCTCAAACACCAGGAAGACGTCGTGAAGGCGGGCGCGCGGCTGGAACTCGGCAAGGTCCTCGACTCGTGA
- a CDS encoding helix-turn-helix transcriptional regulator produces MLRIYFSTEDLLRVRLLAEPHRMWEILLSLHLVQTRQDQPVFGGWRRKLRPRLPSATGLLTALARPTGYSPDFLTPSGAVPDLETGLDLLLGTTRARLKSDIAELARHRALPTWVAEIADGEVESLRRVATALRVYHREAIEPFWSGIRHHVELDRRSRADVVTSIGFEAVLAGLHPAVRWRPPVLEVDYPVEQDLYLDGRGLVLVPSFFCWGSPITTLSDDTATPMLVYPVERSPWWAESADDEAVRARSLTALLGRTRATVLRTIADLPQVNTTDLANLLGISLAGASQHTTVLRNAGLVQTARTNGAAVHRISQRGSALLRP; encoded by the coding sequence ATGCTGCGCATATACTTTTCCACGGAAGATCTGCTCCGGGTCCGGCTACTGGCCGAACCGCATCGGATGTGGGAGATCCTGCTGAGTCTGCACCTGGTCCAGACCAGACAGGACCAGCCCGTCTTCGGTGGCTGGCGGCGGAAGCTGCGGCCGCGGCTGCCGTCGGCCACGGGACTGCTCACCGCCCTGGCCAGACCCACCGGTTACTCGCCGGACTTCCTCACCCCGTCCGGCGCCGTCCCCGATCTGGAGACCGGTCTCGACCTGCTCCTCGGCACCACGAGGGCCAGGCTGAAGTCCGATATCGCCGAGCTCGCCCGGCACCGGGCGCTGCCCACCTGGGTGGCCGAGATCGCCGACGGCGAGGTGGAGTCGCTGAGACGAGTGGCCACCGCGTTGCGGGTCTACCACCGCGAGGCGATCGAGCCGTTCTGGTCGGGTATCCGCCACCACGTCGAGCTGGACCGGCGGAGCAGGGCGGACGTCGTCACCTCCATCGGCTTCGAGGCCGTGCTGGCCGGGCTGCACCCCGCCGTCCGGTGGCGGCCACCCGTGCTCGAGGTCGACTACCCGGTCGAACAGGATCTGTACCTCGACGGCCGTGGTCTCGTCTTGGTGCCGTCGTTCTTCTGCTGGGGCAGCCCGATCACCACGCTCTCCGACGACACGGCCACACCCATGCTCGTCTACCCGGTCGAGCGGTCGCCATGGTGGGCGGAGAGCGCGGACGACGAGGCCGTCCGTGCCCGCTCGCTGACCGCCCTGCTCGGCCGGACCAGGGCGACCGTGCTGCGGACGATCGCCGATCTGCCGCAGGTCAACACCACGGATCTCGCCAACCTGCTGGGCATCTCCCTCGCGGGCGCCAGCCAGCACACGACCGTGCTGCGCAACGCCGGCCTGGTGCAAACGGCGCGGACGAACGGTGCCGCGGTGCACCGGATCTCGCAAAGAGGTTCCGCGTTGCTCCGGCCGTGA
- a CDS encoding VWA domain-containing protein, translated as MSGVPGRLVEFVEALREHGIPAGPSETVDAAAALEVLGLASREQLREGLAAALVRRGGQRAVFDATFDIYFPLGVGAPSQEPVEDLAALRDRLAAALTANDRTELTQLAGLAVDMLGEYGGTAGTGGWSAHQTLERLQPQTLVVRVLEAIRAGASNDFTDRLDRDDVRRRVEGFRGLVRTEARRRVAEIRGRERVSRHAVPPAADRVDFLLASRAQLAELRRVVQPLSRKLATRLAARRRRHARGQIDLRRTLRRSLSTGGVPMRPSYRRHRPGRPEIVLLCDMSGSVAGFANFTMLLVQALRDQFGKVRVFAFIDACDEITHLVDTGAADPEDLGARILADAELTRWDGHSDYGHALGEFAERYSAAVGPKTSVLILGDARTNGGDPNLAAVRGIAAAARHTYWLNPERTALWSTGDSEAHAYAEVVEMHECRNVHQLTRLVTRLLPA; from the coding sequence GTGAGCGGCGTGCCGGGCAGGCTCGTCGAGTTCGTGGAAGCGTTGCGGGAGCACGGGATCCCGGCGGGTCCCAGCGAGACGGTCGACGCCGCCGCGGCACTCGAGGTGCTGGGCCTGGCCTCCCGTGAGCAGCTGCGGGAAGGGCTCGCGGCGGCGCTGGTCCGGCGCGGCGGTCAGCGCGCGGTGTTCGACGCGACGTTCGACATCTACTTCCCGCTCGGTGTCGGCGCGCCCTCGCAGGAGCCCGTCGAAGACCTGGCGGCGCTGAGGGATCGGCTCGCCGCCGCGCTTACCGCGAACGACCGGACGGAACTGACACAGTTGGCCGGGCTCGCCGTCGACATGCTGGGGGAGTACGGCGGCACGGCGGGCACCGGCGGCTGGTCGGCGCACCAGACCCTGGAACGGCTCCAGCCGCAGACCCTCGTGGTGCGCGTGCTCGAAGCGATCCGTGCGGGGGCTTCGAACGATTTCACCGACAGACTGGACCGCGACGACGTCCGCCGCCGGGTGGAAGGCTTCCGCGGACTCGTCCGCACCGAAGCACGCCGCCGGGTGGCGGAAATCCGGGGCAGGGAACGGGTTTCGCGGCATGCCGTCCCGCCCGCGGCCGACCGCGTCGACTTCCTGCTCGCCAGCCGCGCGCAACTCGCCGAGCTGCGCCGAGTCGTGCAACCGCTGTCCCGCAAGCTCGCCACCCGGCTGGCCGCCCGGCGACGGCGGCACGCGCGCGGGCAGATCGACCTGCGCCGGACACTGCGGCGCTCGCTGTCCACCGGAGGTGTCCCGATGCGGCCGTCGTACCGGCGGCACCGCCCGGGAAGACCGGAAATCGTGCTGCTGTGCGACATGTCGGGCTCGGTGGCCGGTTTCGCGAACTTCACCATGCTGCTGGTGCAGGCCTTGCGTGATCAGTTCGGCAAGGTGCGCGTGTTCGCGTTCATCGACGCGTGCGACGAGATCACCCATCTCGTCGACACCGGCGCCGCCGATCCGGAAGACCTCGGCGCCCGCATCCTCGCCGACGCGGAATTGACCCGCTGGGACGGGCACAGCGATTACGGCCACGCGCTCGGCGAGTTCGCCGAGCGGTACTCGGCCGCCGTGGGGCCCAAGACATCCGTGCTCATCCTCGGGGACGCCAGGACCAACGGCGGGGACCCGAACCTGGCGGCGGTGCGCGGGATCGCCGCCGCGGCGAGGCATACGTACTGGCTCAACCCCGAGCGGACGGCGTTGTGGTCCACCGGGGATTCCGAGGCGCACGCGTACGCGGAGGTCGTCGAGATGCACGAGTGCCGGAACGTGCATCAGCTGACGCGGCTGGTGACGCGCCTCTTGCCCGCCTAG